In Phyllostomus discolor isolate MPI-MPIP mPhyDis1 chromosome 3, mPhyDis1.pri.v3, whole genome shotgun sequence, a single genomic region encodes these proteins:
- the GNB2 gene encoding guanine nucleotide-binding protein G(I)/G(S)/G(T) subunit beta-2 isoform X2: MRTRRTLRGHLAKIYAMHWGTDSRLLVSASQDGKLIIWDSYTTNKVHAIPLRSSWVMTCAYAPSGNFVACGGLDNICSIYSLKTREGNVRVSRELPGHTGYLSCCRFLDDNQIITSSGDTTCALWDIETGQQTVGFAGHSGDVMSLSLAPDGRTFVSGACDASIKLWDVRDSMCRQTFIGHESDINAVAFFPNGYAFTTGSDDATCRLFDLRADQELLMYSHDNIICGITSVAFSRSGRLLLAGYDDFNCNIWDAMKGDRAGVLAGHDNRVSCLGVTDDGMAVATGSWDSFLKIWN, encoded by the exons ATGAGGACACGGAGGACCCTCCGTGGACACCTGGCAAAGATCTATGCCATGCACTGGGGGACAGACTCAAG GCTGCTGGTCAGCGCCTCCCAGGATGGGAAGCTCATCATCTGGGACAGCTATACCACCAACAAG GTCCATGCCATCCCACTGCGCTCCTCCTGGGTCATGACCTGTGCGTACGCACCCTCAGGGAACTTTGTGGCCTGTGGGGGGTTGGACAACATCTGCTCCATCTACAGCCTCAAGACTCGTGAGGGCAATGTCAGGGTCAGCCGGGAGCTGCCTGGCCATACTG GGTACCTGTCATGCTGCCGCTTCCTGGATGACAACCAAATCATCACCAGCTCTGGGGACACCACCTG TGCCCTGTGGGACATTGAGACAGGCCAGCAGACAGTGGGTTTTGCTGGACATAGTGGGGATGTGATGTCCTTGTCACTGGCCCCCGATGGCCGCACCTTTGTGTCAGGTGCCTGTGATGCCTCTATCAAGCTGTGGGATGTGCGAGATTCGATGTGCAGACAGACCTTCATTGGCCATGAATCTGACATCAATGCTGTGGCT TTCTTCCCCAATGGCTACGCCTTCACCACGGGCTCTGACGATGCCACGTGCCGCCTCTTTGACCTGAGGGCAGACCAGGAGCTCCTCATGTATTCCCACGACAACATCATCTGTGGCATCACCTCTGTTGCCTTCTCTCGAAGTGGCCGGCTGCTGCTCGCTGGCTACGATGACTTCAACTGCAACATCTGGGATGCCATGAAGGGCGACCGTGCAG GTGTCCTTGCTGGCCATGACAACCGTGTGAGCTGCCTTGGGGTCACTGACGATGGCATGGCTGTGGCCACAGGCTCCTGGGACTCCTTCCTCAAGATCTGGAACTAA
- the GNB2 gene encoding guanine nucleotide-binding protein G(I)/G(S)/G(T) subunit beta-2 isoform X1: MSELEQLRQEAEQLRNQIRDARKACGDSTLTQITAGLDPVGRIQMRTRRTLRGHLAKIYAMHWGTDSRLLVSASQDGKLIIWDSYTTNKVHAIPLRSSWVMTCAYAPSGNFVACGGLDNICSIYSLKTREGNVRVSRELPGHTGYLSCCRFLDDNQIITSSGDTTCALWDIETGQQTVGFAGHSGDVMSLSLAPDGRTFVSGACDASIKLWDVRDSMCRQTFIGHESDINAVAFFPNGYAFTTGSDDATCRLFDLRADQELLMYSHDNIICGITSVAFSRSGRLLLAGYDDFNCNIWDAMKGDRAGVLAGHDNRVSCLGVTDDGMAVATGSWDSFLKIWN; this comes from the exons ATGAGTGAGCTGGAGCAACTGAGACAGGAGGCTGAGCAGCTCCGGAACCAAATCCGG GATGCCCGAAAAGCATGTGGGGATTCAACACTGACCCAG ATCACAGCTGGGCTGGACCCAGTGGGGAGAATCCAGATGAGGACACGGAGGACCCTCCGTGGACACCTGGCAAAGATCTATGCCATGCACTGGGGGACAGACTCAAG GCTGCTGGTCAGCGCCTCCCAGGATGGGAAGCTCATCATCTGGGACAGCTATACCACCAACAAG GTCCATGCCATCCCACTGCGCTCCTCCTGGGTCATGACCTGTGCGTACGCACCCTCAGGGAACTTTGTGGCCTGTGGGGGGTTGGACAACATCTGCTCCATCTACAGCCTCAAGACTCGTGAGGGCAATGTCAGGGTCAGCCGGGAGCTGCCTGGCCATACTG GGTACCTGTCATGCTGCCGCTTCCTGGATGACAACCAAATCATCACCAGCTCTGGGGACACCACCTG TGCCCTGTGGGACATTGAGACAGGCCAGCAGACAGTGGGTTTTGCTGGACATAGTGGGGATGTGATGTCCTTGTCACTGGCCCCCGATGGCCGCACCTTTGTGTCAGGTGCCTGTGATGCCTCTATCAAGCTGTGGGATGTGCGAGATTCGATGTGCAGACAGACCTTCATTGGCCATGAATCTGACATCAATGCTGTGGCT TTCTTCCCCAATGGCTACGCCTTCACCACGGGCTCTGACGATGCCACGTGCCGCCTCTTTGACCTGAGGGCAGACCAGGAGCTCCTCATGTATTCCCACGACAACATCATCTGTGGCATCACCTCTGTTGCCTTCTCTCGAAGTGGCCGGCTGCTGCTCGCTGGCTACGATGACTTCAACTGCAACATCTGGGATGCCATGAAGGGCGACCGTGCAG GTGTCCTTGCTGGCCATGACAACCGTGTGAGCTGCCTTGGGGTCACTGACGATGGCATGGCTGTGGCCACAGGCTCCTGGGACTCCTTCCTCAAGATCTGGAACTAA